GGAGCATGGAGTACTCGGCAGTAACCCACCCACCAATAATACCCTGTTCTTTTATCCACTTCGGTACCCCACACTCTACAGTAGTTGCACAAATCACCTGCGTATTTCCAAAGGAAACTAGCACTGAGCTAACTGCGCTAGGGGCAATATCAATCTGAAATTTAATTTCCCGGAGAGAATCAGCCGATCTTTTTCTAGGCACACAGGGAGTCTGCATTCTATAGATCGGATGTGACAAGTACCATTTTTCTTGTTGCTACAAGCAGTTTCTCATAGCCTAGGGCCGTGTGTTCTTAGCTCTCATAGGGTTCCCGCATCGACACAAGCAGCACAGCACGGGCCGTGGCTCAGATTGGTAGAGCACTGCGTTCGGGACGCAGGGGTCGCGGGTTCAAGTCCCGCCGGCCCGAGAGAGGATGGGGTCAGAAGACGCCCAAGGGGATAAAGGGAGGCCTGGGTGCCGTAGAGAACCCTTTAGCCCTCGGTTATCAAAGATCTAAAGATCTGGCTTTGTCTTCGGGAGGCCCATTACTTTCTGATCAGACCGAAATTGGCCTCTCTTTCTTAAGAGATCCACACGTTCAAATCGCTTGAGAACACTGCGTCTCGCCCTAATGGCGTTTTTGCTTTTCAGGCTAGGATGTTGGCTCATGGTTTTGATCTACGGCCTTCACATAACTTAACTTCTCACCTCTCTTGTTGGCAATCAACAAACGCTGCTTGTTACAAAAGTTGTGATTGATGAAGACCTTTCATCAATAGCCAGGGTGGGCAACGTCGCCCCGAGCGGACAAGAAGGCACAGAAGGAACAGAGAAAACCCGACCTCCAATAGAGTGCCAGAATCCCACCCAAGATTCAAGAAGCTGTTACCGTTTAGCCCCAGAAAGTCTTCTAGTAGTTTGTGCGAGGGTCCTTTTTGGTCAACCGCCGTTGGGTGCGCCTCCGTCCGCACAGACGGCGAAAGGACGCATGCCCCAAAGCCACGATTCCAAACAACCCACTAAGCAACAGACGCCAGCTCTTCAGCTCTTCCTATCTACACCAACCCTAGCTTCATACGACCGGCCTCGCTAATCATCCCCTGACTCCATGGAGGATCCCAAACCAGTTCTACTTCAGCGTCTTCTACCCCGTCAATAGCAAGAATCTTGGTTTTGGCATCTGCGGCAATGGCAGGGCCCATGCCGCAACCTGGAGCAGTTAGTGTCATCTTAACGAGAACCCGAACCTTTCCCATCCTCTTAGGAATAACTTGGCAGTCGTAGACCAAACCAAGGTCCACAACATTGACGGGGATCTCGGGATCAAAGACCGTCCTTAACTGATTCCAGACTTTTTCCTCAGAAGGACCCCCTTCCTCCGTCTCTTTCTCCAAGGCACTCGTCCTTTCCCGGCCAAGAGCATCAGCGTCTTTCTCTTCAATCCGAACCAGTCCTGCATCAGTAGCCACAGTAAAGGCACCTCCTAACATTTGGGTAATAACAACAGAGGTACCTCTGGGAAGAACTAGGGGATTACCACTCGGAATCTGAATAGCATCACAGTCACGTAGAAGTTTGGTTTCTTGAGAACCATTCATAGAAGATTAGTGTAAGGGGAGGCTGGCCGCTTTCTAAAGCCAAAAAAGCCACCAGCAGGTAGTGGCGATAGTGGCAACTCAGCGCTCCGGAGTAAAGGAAAGATGAGCAGAGAGCTGAGCAACTATGCCAGGGAGCGTCAACATTGGATTCATGTTCTCGTGTTCTTTCGTATTCTTGTGTAGCTTCGATATACCCGCCCAATATAAACATGAGCGGAAACGAAGAACCGACGGAGAACGGAGTGACTCTATCCACCCTCTCCTAGCAGGACTCAGCCAAGTCTTGATTGGAACGACCTCGTCTTCGGCTGAATCGGCCCTATCCGATTCCTAGATTACGGGGACATCTGGGTAGGATTATCAACTGTATAATCCGGCTTCTGGTGGGCAGTCGGGTTCGTCTCAAGGCGACCAGTTTGCAACAATTGAGACTAGCCGGTTTGATTGCCTCGCCAGCATAGTTCATGCCTCATGGTTACAAGATAGATGTAACGACATAAGAAAAAGAGCCGCTGGATACTAGAAGCCTATAACGCTTTCACCAATCCCCAGTAGCCCTCTCCTGTTGTTTATATACTAAAACTACAGCGGCTTGGTTTGGGCCGGAGTGTCTGGGCCCCACAGCCCAACAAGGGACACGGCATCTTAATTCTCGGCTTCTTTTCACTATTGCTGCCTCGGTTTCTAACCTTTCTGGTGTTAGCAAACTTTTCTAGTGTGAGCAAACCTTTGAGTGCCTGTGTTGTAAGCGCGTCTTTACTAGCCTTCTTACACGAAGTCTGCACACTGCGCCTCTGTTGTCCAGAGGGCCTTTTCTCAGGATTTGCTGGTTGGGGGAGATGCAGGAATGGAAAAAACAAATTTCCGGCGCTGTGCAAGCTAGTTTTGTCTGGCTTACCGCAGGGTCCATTTACGCCCGTATCTTCTCCGAGTCGTTCCCCCAAAGTAATAGGGGAACGAATCTCCTAAGCAGGATCTGAAAGGTGGCGAACAAGATTGGTTGCCTTGCTGTAATCCACCTCTGGAAAACCAAATCCGAACAAACGATAGAATTCTTCCTGGTATCCCCTAAAATCAGAAAGTTCTTCTATTGTATCCGTGGTAATCGCCTCCCAAAGCTTAACGACCTCGGTCTGTATGTCCTCCCGCATTTCCAGGTCATCGAGACGAATACGACCCTCCGTATCCATTTTTGGACCTCTCGAAGAGCAAAGATGATCCACAAATAGCCTATACATTTGCTCGATACATCCTTCATGAACCCCCTTTTCTTTCATAACCCTAAAGAGGATAGATATATAGAGTGGAACAGAGGGGATTGCAGAACTCGCCTGAGTTACTACCGCCTTGTTGATCGAAATAAAAGCAGTTCCACTACCAAGTTGCCTATTCAGCTCTTTAGCTGTCCGTTCCAGATCCATTTTAGCACGTCCGATAGTACCATGTGCATAAACTGCCCGAGTGAGTTCTGGACCCAAGTAGGAATAAGCAATTGTTCGGAATCCCTCCGATAGTATGCCAGCATCTGCCATAGAACTGACCCACATCTTCCAATCCTCCCCACCCATCACCTTAATTGTGTGCAAAATTTCCTCACGCGTGGCAGACTCAAGAGTGACTGACTCAATTTCTTTCTTATCCGTACGGATGCTTTTGGTGATAAGGGAAGAACCTATTGGCTTCAGGGTAGACTTGTAGATTCTCCCACTGACCGGATCCAGACGACGAGGAGAAGCAAGGCTGTATATAACAAGGTCTACTTGGCCCAAATCCCCCTGAATAATTGAAATAATCTTTTTCTTTGTCTCTTCAGAAAAGGCGTCGCCATTAAAGCTTTTTGTGTAGAGCCCCTCCTTGATTGCAGCTGTTTCAAAAGCAGCAGAATTATACCAACCTGCTGAAGCAGGTCTTTTTTCAGTACCTTCCCTTGCAAGGAAGACACCTATCGTGGATGCACGCCCACCAAACGCCGCTACGATCCGTGAAGCGAGTCCATAGCCAGACGAGGCACCTATTACAAGCACGCGCTTGGGAGCCCTAGGTAGCAACGGCCTGGATATTACATACTCTACTTGCCGACGGACATGAGCAACGCACCCATCAGGATGGGCTGTCGTACAAACAAAGTTGCGGATTCGCGGCTCGATGAGCATGCCAATCATGGAAGAAATTCTCCCCCTGGATACTACACTATCAGAATTAGTACAGTTAAAGCTTTATCGGACAGTTACCTTCTTGGCGTACCCTCCACTTGATCTCCCTCTCTTTTTTCTATCTACAGCTGATAGAATTAGGTCCCTTTATGCTCGTGTTTGCACAGGAATGGGATGATGGCTTTTCTTCCATGATAAAAATATCTGTTTCTTGCTCGCACACTTCCTATGATGTTCTTGTCGGTGGCGGACTACTCACCCATAGTGGGAGCCTGGTCACTCAGATATTATCCCCCAGTAGGTGTGCGGTCGTAACCGATTCCAATGTGGCAAAGCATCATCTGAAGCCGGTGCTTGCCTCTCTGGAAAATGTGGGATTTCAACCCCTAACACTGGTAATCCCTTCTGGAGAGCAATCCAAATCCTTCTGCCAAGTGTACAATTTGTGTCATAGCATGATTATAGCTGGCTTAGACCGAAAATCTGTTCTGTTCTCCCTTGGAGGTGGTGTTATCGGAGACCTGTCGGGGTTTGTTGCAGCAATTTTTCAGCGCGGGATTCCGCTCGTGCAACTCCCGACGACCGTCACTTCCCAAGTAGATAGTTCGGTCGGTGGGAAAACCGGCGTTAATGTCTCAGCAGGAAAAAACCTAATTGGCGCCTTCCATCAACCCCAATTAGTCATTGTAGATCCCCTGACACTAAATACGTTGCCCAATCGGGAATATTGGGAAGGGTTTGCAGAAATAGTGAAACATGCTGTCATCCGAGATACAGCGATGCTGGAGATCTTACCTCCCAAGCGGTTACAAGATCTAAGCACCCTTATTGTTAGGAATATAGCTGTTAAATCTGCTCTTGTTGCCTCTGACGAAAGGGACGAGAGGGGAGTGCGTGCGCTTCTCAATTTTGGGCACACCATCGGGCATGGAATCGAGACTGCCGCTGGTTATGGATCACTACTACATGGGGAGGCTATCAGCCTGGGTATCATGGCCGCACTTTGGCTTTCGGTGCGTTTTTCAGGACTCCTTCAATCTGAACTGGAACATGTTGCGGGGATTCTTCGTCGCCTTTCCCTGCCTATTGTACTCCCTGATAGGATCCCCACTGAGTGCGTCCTGACCGCCATGAGAAAGGACAAAAAATTTGAACAGGGGAAGCTGCGTTTTGTGCTTACTCATCGCCTAGGAAGTGCCTATCTGAGTGATGAGGTCAACCTGCAAGATGCTCGCCACGCAGTCGAGTTTCTTCGTAAATTCATCTGAACTGGCTGGTGACTTCTTTCAGCAGGCAGTACAATTTCACCTGCAAACGAGCTCTGATGTCCTCTCACGGAGCGTAAATTACGCTGGACCAATTAATTGGGAGGATTAGTGGTTCATAATAGATTCTATCGGTTCCGCCATTTGTTTGAAAAATCAGTATTAATTGCTGCAATCTACGCTATGGTGTTGCAACGTATTTAGTTTGATGCTATCATAACGAGCCTCACTGGGGTCCCTATGCGGCGGCCCTGGCTTTGTGGGGAGTGTCTTCTGATACTAAATCTCTCTGTGGTCCAAAGAGAGTGCGTTTGGCCTGTCAGGTTGTGCGACACTCGGATTTTTCGGTTGACAGGGAGAGTGGAAAGCGTTCTTTGGTAGGCCCTGGTTCATTTCGGACGACGGACGATTGTTCTGTATTTCCCCCGTTGCTTAACGCGCCGCGGGATGAATTTTTCGCCAATCCTGCCGGAGTCTTTGTGCAATACATGCATCAAGCGGGATGCGTGTTCTCGTATGAGAAAAAATCAAAAAAGCAGATTTTGTTGATTACCTCATGGCCGGCCACAGTAAATGGTCGAAAGTTAAGCGTGTGAAGGAGAGTCTGGATGTAAAACGCGGCAGGCTTTTCTCTAAACTTTCCAAGGAAATCATGATCGCTGCCAGATCAGGCGGGAGAAATTTTCACTTGAATCCCCGACTTAGGGCTGCGGTCCAATCTGCACGGTCTAAAAGTATGCCAAACGAAAACATTGTACGGGCTATTGCAAGGGGAGGATGTGCGGGATCTACAGTTGCCGCTGCAGAACAGGCACTGTATGAGGGTTATGGTGCGGGGGGTGCTGCTATCCTTGTGGAAGCAGCCACTGAAAATAGAAATCGGACCGCTGCTGTTCTGCGTTCCTTGTTTTCGAAAAAGCAAGGGGCCTTAGGTGGTCCTGGTAGCGCATCTCATCTTTTTCTCCGAAAGGGGCAGATCTTGATCCCAAGAGGAAATCTACAGGAAGAGTGGCTTTTGGAAGTGGCGCTTCAGGCAGGTGCCGAGGACCTAGTCTGCAATGACGAGTTTTTTACCCTCTTTACATCTCCCGACCGATTCCATTCAGTTGCAGAATCCTTAATAAGGGATTTCCAAGTCCCAATTGAATCTCAGCAACTAACCTTCCTTCCAAGAAGAATCGTGAATATTAGTGATTTGCAAACAGCCTCCTATGTTCTTCAGCTTTGCAATGTGCTGCAAGAACATGAGGATGTTTTGCGTATCCACTCCAATTTCAATATCCCGGAAAGGCTGCTCGGAAAAGTCCCTCTAAATTGATCCAACATCTGTGTGTGATATGATTGAAGAAAAAGAAACTGCTGACATGAAGCCTAGGCGCAAGCGTATTACACGCTTGCGCCATCCAAAGGGAAATGCTCCCGCTCGGACTATTCCTGCTCCCAACTTGGGTCTTCTCCCAAAATCTTCCACTGGAGTTACTCCTCCGGGGAATAACTTTACTCTTTTAAATAAAAATAAAGAAGTTGCCGTGGTCTCTCCCGCCGCAGAAGCTTCAATACGGTGTCATGCTGAAGAATCTCCGGCTTCTCCCCCAGCATATGTTCCTCCTTCTTATACGGAAGGAATCATAGAAGTATCGGGCAAAGGATTTGGCTTTCTGAGGGAAGCAAGGCGGAACTTCGCCCAATCTCAGAACGATGTCTTTGTTACTCCAGAAGTTGTGCGTAAGCATGGTCTCCGAGACGGAATGAAAATCAAGGGCGAGACCCGAAAAAGTAGCCGCGGCCTCCAGCTTTTTAGACTTGTTGGAATCGAGGGGGAGACGCCGGGCTTTATTCAAAATCTCCCCCTTTTTGAGGAGCTAACAACAGTCAACCCCAAAGCTCGAATAAGGCTTGAGACAATCCCAGAGCGTTTTACAACCCGCATTGTGGATCTTGTAGCACCCATTGGTCGTGGACAACGAGGCTTAATTGTGGCCCCCCCACGTACCGGAAAAACCACGCTCCTCCAGCATATCGCAGAGGCAGTAGTAAAAAATTACCCAGAAATGGGGCTAATTATCCTCCTTGTGGACGAGCGCCCTGAAGAGGTAACAGAAATCCGTAGAACGGTTCCTCAGGCTGCACTTATGGCTAGTTCTAACGATAGTGACATTAAAAGTCACACTCGTGTTGCCCAGTTAGCCATCGAACGAGCTAAACGCCTTGTAGAGATGGGAAAACATGTCTTTGTTCTTATGGATTCCCTAACCCGCATCGGTCGGGCATTTAATAACGCACAGAGTGGAGGGGGGCGTACCATGTCTGGCGGAGTCGATTCTAGAGCACTAGAAACCCCACGTAAGCTATTTGCGGCTGCGCGCAACACTGAGGAAGCTGGATCCCTTACCATTATGGCTACGGCCCTCATTGACACGGGTAGTCGTATGGACGAGTTGATCTTTCAAGAATTTAAAGGAACCGGGAACATGGAACTCGTTCTAGACCGCAAAATTAGTGATCAGCGTATCTATCCAGCAGTAGACATTTTCCTCTCCGGTACTCGCCGTGAGGAGCTTCTTCTTCCAGAGCAGGATCTCCATAAGGTGAACATTATCCGCCGCGGTTTAGCTGGACATAAGCCGATTGAAGCCATCGAACGGCTGCTATTTTTTATCCAGAAATACCCCTCCAATGCAGAAATGCTGCGCAATATTCCAGGGTAGGAGGCTGTCAAGCCGTGTGGAACAAAAAGGCCTTAACCCTTCCCTATACTTCTCTGGCTTGTGATATGAGTAAGGCGGATGTTCTCCCTCCAGGGGCTATTCGCGTTTCCACTTTACTTGGGGAAATGCTCTTGGCTTCAGACGGCCATGCACTAGTTTTTGCGACTTTTGTCGATACATTTCCACATGATTTATCTTCCGTCTCAGCGGGACCAGGAGGGGGATGCCTAGGCAATTTCTTCCAAGAGGTTTCTTACCAAATGGACAATTATCTCCACGGTAGACAAAGGAAGTTTACGGTTCCTGTCTGCCCCAGGGGGCCCCACTTTAGCCAAAGGGTGTGGAGTGTGCTGACGAAGATCCCACCCGGCTCGTGGACAACCTATGGAGCAGTAGCCGACGACCTGGGTTGCCCGAAATCTGCTCGTGCTGTTGGTGCAGCTTGCCGAAGAAATCCAATAGCTATTTTTATCCCTTGTCATCGCGTCCTAAGCAAGAGCCGTCAGCTTGCCGGCTACACCGGTGGTTTATGCCGAAAGGCACTGCTTCTTTACCTTGAGAGGATCTTCTATTCCTAGAGAGGATAGGATGGACGAGTAAGATTTGCTGAATTTAGGATTAATTTTATTAACGTCAACCTCTTCTCATCTTAGATAGCCAAGAGATAGCCAAGCAAGAGAGCTGGATTTTTGGAGTCATCTCTCGCAATTCAATTCTAGAGATAAGGCGTGTCCTAGGGCTACAGCCTGAGCCCTTCGAAGGAAGATGCTGCTTTGTGCCCTCAGTACCGATTCAGTGTCGAGTTGTAACTGAGTTAAGCTTTGCGTAAAACTCTATTGAGTTCCAAGCCGGTAGTGGTGGAATCGCGTCAGCCACTAACGCTACGCTGGGGGACTCACCCTGATCACGCGGGTATCCTTTGTAGGTTGGTATGTGACCCCTTGCGCTTTCTTCGCCCTTCTATTCCCCACAACGCCTGTAATAAGCCTTACAGTTCCCCTTTCCCATGTAAGGTTGATAAACTGTCTAAAACTGCCCGGCCTTCTTTCGTACGCGGTAATGAGGCAACCGAAGTTGTGGAATTTGCATATATTCCCCCCCTTTTATACTGAAGGGTCACCTATCCACCCTCACGGTACATATTTTTTTATATGAAGCTGTTTCCGATGGCTCTCTCGTAGTGAGAAACCACATACTATCCAGTAGGGGCCATTTTCTCACGCAATTTCTCAAGTTGCTCCAAGGTATCTGGGGAGATTGTTCCTAGCAAGAGTAGGTGGGGATTATCCGGGATATAACAGGGTATGCCAACCTTAAGGGAGAACCAAGAGATACAGAGAGAGGGGTGAGCAGGCATGCATGTGGTTCGTTGGTCTTTTCTTAGTTCGAAGTGAACTCTCTGGAGCTTAGCTTGCTAAGGCTCTTGCAAGGTCTCTGTGGACA
This DNA window, taken from Candidatus Xiphinematobacter sp., encodes the following:
- a CDS encoding small basic protein, translated to MSQHPSLKSKNAIRARRSVLKRFERVDLLRKRGQFRSDQKVMGLPKTKPDL
- the sufT gene encoding putative Fe-S cluster assembly protein SufT, which translates into the protein MNGSQETKLLRDCDAIQIPSGNPLVLPRGTSVVITQMLGGAFTVATDAGLVRIEEKDADALGRERTSALEKETEEGGPSEEKVWNQLRTVFDPEIPVNVVDLGLVYDCQVIPKRMGKVRVLVKMTLTAPGCGMGPAIAADAKTKILAIDGVEDAEVELVWDPPWSQGMISEAGRMKLGLV
- a CDS encoding trans-2-enoyl-CoA reductase family protein gives rise to the protein MLIEPRIRNFVCTTAHPDGCVAHVRRQVEYVISRPLLPRAPKRVLVIGASSGYGLASRIVAAFGGRASTIGVFLAREGTEKRPASAGWYNSAAFETAAIKEGLYTKSFNGDAFSEETKKKIISIIQGDLGQVDLVIYSLASPRRLDPVSGRIYKSTLKPIGSSLITKSIRTDKKEIESVTLESATREEILHTIKVMGGEDWKMWVSSMADAGILSEGFRTIAYSYLGPELTRAVYAHGTIGRAKMDLERTAKELNRQLGSGTAFISINKAVVTQASSAIPSVPLYISILFRVMKEKGVHEGCIEQMYRLFVDHLCSSRGPKMDTEGRIRLDDLEMREDIQTEVVKLWEAITTDTIEELSDFRGYQEEFYRLFGFGFPEVDYSKATNLVRHLSDPA
- the aroB gene encoding 3-dehydroquinate synthase; the protein is MIKISVSCSHTSYDVLVGGGLLTHSGSLVTQILSPSRCAVVTDSNVAKHHLKPVLASLENVGFQPLTLVIPSGEQSKSFCQVYNLCHSMIIAGLDRKSVLFSLGGGVIGDLSGFVAAIFQRGIPLVQLPTTVTSQVDSSVGGKTGVNVSAGKNLIGAFHQPQLVIVDPLTLNTLPNREYWEGFAEIVKHAVIRDTAMLEILPPKRLQDLSTLIVRNIAVKSALVASDERDERGVRALLNFGHTIGHGIETAAGYGSLLHGEAISLGIMAALWLSVRFSGLLQSELEHVAGILRRLSLPIVLPDRIPTECVLTAMRKDKKFEQGKLRFVLTHRLGSAYLSDEVNLQDARHAVEFLRKFI
- a CDS encoding YebC/PmpR family DNA-binding transcriptional regulator, producing the protein MAGHSKWSKVKRVKESLDVKRGRLFSKLSKEIMIAARSGGRNFHLNPRLRAAVQSARSKSMPNENIVRAIARGGCAGSTVAAAEQALYEGYGAGGAAILVEAATENRNRTAAVLRSLFSKKQGALGGPGSASHLFLRKGQILIPRGNLQEEWLLEVALQAGAEDLVCNDEFFTLFTSPDRFHSVAESLIRDFQVPIESQQLTFLPRRIVNISDLQTASYVLQLCNVLQEHEDVLRIHSNFNIPERLLGKVPLN
- the rho gene encoding transcription termination factor Rho translates to MKPRRKRITRLRHPKGNAPARTIPAPNLGLLPKSSTGVTPPGNNFTLLNKNKEVAVVSPAAEASIRCHAEESPASPPAYVPPSYTEGIIEVSGKGFGFLREARRNFAQSQNDVFVTPEVVRKHGLRDGMKIKGETRKSSRGLQLFRLVGIEGETPGFIQNLPLFEELTTVNPKARIRLETIPERFTTRIVDLVAPIGRGQRGLIVAPPRTGKTTLLQHIAEAVVKNYPEMGLIILLVDERPEEVTEIRRTVPQAALMASSNDSDIKSHTRVAQLAIERAKRLVEMGKHVFVLMDSLTRIGRAFNNAQSGGGRTMSGGVDSRALETPRKLFAAARNTEEAGSLTIMATALIDTGSRMDELIFQEFKGTGNMELVLDRKISDQRIYPAVDIFLSGTRREELLLPEQDLHKVNIIRRGLAGHKPIEAIERLLFFIQKYPSNAEMLRNIPG
- a CDS encoding methylated-DNA--[protein]-cysteine S-methyltransferase, whose translation is MSKADVLPPGAIRVSTLLGEMLLASDGHALVFATFVDTFPHDLSSVSAGPGGGCLGNFFQEVSYQMDNYLHGRQRKFTVPVCPRGPHFSQRVWSVLTKIPPGSWTTYGAVADDLGCPKSARAVGAACRRNPIAIFIPCHRVLSKSRQLAGYTGGLCRKALLLYLERIFYS